From a single Vibrio toranzoniae genomic region:
- the fliN gene encoding flagellar motor switch protein FliN, which translates to MEPSEDQKLADEWAAALGEDPSAPSIDVDDVLAAPLDELTDSSSPISEDERRKLDTIMDIPVTISMEVGRSKISIRNLLQLNQGSVVELERIAGESLDVMVNGTLIAHGEVVVVNDKFGIRLTDVISQTERIKKLR; encoded by the coding sequence ATGGAACCTAGTGAAGATCAAAAGTTAGCAGATGAATGGGCTGCAGCTCTTGGTGAAGACCCTTCTGCACCGTCAATTGATGTTGATGATGTTCTAGCGGCACCACTCGACGAGCTAACCGATTCATCGTCTCCGATTTCTGAAGATGAGCGCCGTAAACTGGATACCATCATGGATATCCCTGTCACCATTTCAATGGAAGTTGGACGCTCTAAGATCAGCATTCGTAACTTACTTCAATTGAATCAGGGGTCAGTGGTGGAGCTAGAGAGAATTGCTGGCGAGTCTCTAGATGTGATGGTTAACGGAACCTTGATTGCTCACGGTGAAGTGGTTGTGGTGAACGATAAATTTGGTATTCGTTTGACTGACGTTATTAGCCAAACAGAACGAATTAAGAAGCTGCGTTAA
- the fliP gene encoding flagellar type III secretion system pore protein FliP (The bacterial flagellar biogenesis protein FliP forms a type III secretion system (T3SS)-type pore required for flagellar assembly.), protein MQTSNGFLESSYFFQTGSFRLVKVCLVQLILLYSLVFSVSVFAQAEDDTVIPANTAGSESVTISTMEQDQAKSQTMTTGSLTGNGGGIPAFTMTTNANGGEDYSINLQILALMTMLGFLPAMVILMTSFTRIVVVMSILRQAMGLQQTPSNQVIIGIAIFLTFFIMSPVINQVNEQAVQPYLNEQISARQAFDVAQGPIKSFMLKQTRIKDLETFVEISGAEVTNPEDVSMAVLIPAFITSELKTAFQIGFMLFLPFLIIDLVVASVLMAMGMMMLSPMIVSLPFKLMLFVLVDGWNLILSTLAGSFAL, encoded by the coding sequence ATGCAAACAAGTAACGGATTTTTGGAATCTTCTTACTTTTTCCAAACCGGATCTTTCCGACTGGTGAAAGTGTGCTTGGTTCAGCTCATTTTACTCTACTCTCTCGTGTTCAGTGTGTCGGTATTTGCACAAGCTGAAGACGACACTGTGATTCCTGCGAATACCGCTGGCTCAGAGTCGGTCACCATTAGCACGATGGAACAAGATCAAGCCAAATCGCAAACCATGACTACGGGCAGCTTGACGGGTAATGGCGGAGGGATTCCTGCCTTCACCATGACAACCAACGCCAATGGCGGTGAAGATTACTCTATTAACCTGCAAATTCTGGCGTTAATGACCATGCTTGGCTTCTTGCCGGCAATGGTGATTTTGATGACTTCGTTCACTCGTATTGTGGTGGTGATGTCTATCTTGCGTCAGGCGATGGGTTTACAACAAACCCCTTCAAACCAAGTGATCATTGGTATCGCGATATTTTTGACCTTCTTCATCATGTCACCGGTGATCAATCAGGTTAACGAACAAGCGGTTCAGCCCTATTTGAATGAACAGATATCGGCGCGACAGGCGTTTGATGTTGCCCAAGGCCCAATTAAATCATTCATGTTGAAACAGACTCGAATTAAAGATCTCGAGACTTTTGTTGAGATCTCTGGAGCGGAAGTAACCAATCCTGAAGATGTTTCTATGGCTGTTCTGATTCCAGCGTTTATCACATCAGAGCTAAAAACGGCTTTCCAGATTGGTTTTATGCTGTTTTTACCGTTTTTGATTATCGACTTGGTGGTAGCTTCGGTGTTGATGGCGATGGGTATGATGATGTTATCTCCGATGATTGTATCGTTGCCGTTTAAGTTGATGCTGTTTGTCCTGGTTGATGGTTGGAATTTGATACTCTCCACACTCGCCGGCAGTTTTGCCTTGTAG
- the fliL gene encoding flagellar basal body-associated protein FliL codes for MIEEQDPAKKKSKLLIIIIAVIVILLGVGAALFFFLGSDDGGSESQSQPATAAVAVEPVMYVNIPQPFLFNVSGDKKDRLVQIKAQLMVRGSKNEDLARYHSPLVESTLLATFASATVDQLRSPTGRVELRNKATEDIKASLAQAVGQPVIEKVLFTDFVIQ; via the coding sequence ATGATTGAAGAACAAGATCCAGCTAAAAAGAAAAGTAAGCTCCTTATCATTATTATTGCCGTAATCGTAATATTGCTTGGTGTCGGCGCGGCGCTGTTCTTTTTCTTAGGATCCGATGATGGTGGTTCGGAGTCTCAGTCCCAACCAGCTACTGCAGCGGTCGCTGTAGAACCCGTCATGTATGTTAATATTCCACAGCCTTTCTTGTTCAATGTTTCGGGTGATAAGAAAGATCGTCTTGTCCAGATAAAAGCACAGTTGATGGTACGTGGCAGCAAGAATGAAGATTTAGCTCGTTATCATTCTCCGCTAGTAGAAAGTACGCTATTAGCAACGTTCGCTTCGGCAACGGTCGATCAATTGCGCTCTCCAACGGGGCGGGTTGAACTGCGAAACAAGGCAACTGAAGATATTAAAGCAAGTCTGGCTCAAGCTGTTGGCCAGCCTGTGATTGAAAAAGTGTTATTCACTGATTTCGTAATTCAATAG
- the fliO gene encoding flagellar biosynthetic protein FliO has translation MGLLSQRVTGLPHGFTGVVRGLIGVGLFSIPSIAFAAAPPSLDLATTFGSLIFVIAFILFIAWLLKRMQVPAMSNQQGLAIVRQIPVGTKERIAIVQAGDEQFLVGITTQSIQLISKLDKPLTQEMLEKSTFSSQLSQLIKKDANK, from the coding sequence ATGGGCCTTCTTTCTCAAAGGGTGACAGGTTTACCTCACGGGTTCACAGGTGTCGTTCGTGGGCTAATAGGAGTAGGGCTATTCTCTATTCCTTCCATAGCCTTTGCTGCGGCACCTCCCTCTCTCGATTTAGCGACCACCTTTGGGTCGCTAATTTTCGTTATAGCCTTCATTTTATTTATTGCTTGGCTACTGAAGCGAATGCAAGTTCCGGCGATGTCGAATCAACAAGGTTTGGCGATTGTTAGGCAAATACCTGTTGGTACCAAAGAGCGTATTGCTATTGTTCAAGCCGGTGATGAGCAGTTCTTAGTGGGCATTACCACGCAGTCAATTCAGCTGATCTCTAAGCTCGATAAACCTCTTACTCAGGAGATGCTGGAAAAAAGTACATTTTCAAGTCAGCTTTCCCAGCTAATAAAAAAAGATGCAAACAAGTAA
- the fliM gene encoding flagellar motor switch protein FliM — protein sequence MTDLLSQDEIDALLHGVDDVEEVEDVLETENDSAVNFDFSSQDRIVRGRMPTLELINERFARHMRISLFNMLRKTAEVSINGVQMMKFGEYQNTLYVPTSLNMVRFRPLKGTALITMEARLVFILVENFFGGDGRFHAKIEGREFTPTERRIIQLLLKIVFEDYKEAWSPVMGVEFEYLDSEVNPSMANIVSPTEVIVVSSFHIEVDGGGGDFHVVMPYSMVEPIRELLDAGVQSDKMETDVRWSSALRDEIMDVPVNFRVNLLEQDISLRDLMELRPGDVIPINMPENATMFVEDLPTYRVKMGRSGEKLAVQISEKIQRPHVVKTDLAFLGKDLMSELENDDDNE from the coding sequence GTGACCGATTTATTAAGCCAAGACGAAATTGATGCGCTATTGCATGGCGTTGATGATGTTGAAGAAGTTGAAGATGTCTTAGAAACCGAGAATGACAGTGCGGTCAATTTCGACTTCTCATCTCAAGATCGAATCGTTCGTGGTCGAATGCCGACCCTTGAACTTATTAACGAGCGTTTTGCACGCCATATGCGGATCAGCTTATTTAATATGTTGCGAAAAACGGCTGAAGTGTCGATTAACGGCGTACAAATGATGAAGTTTGGTGAGTACCAGAACACATTGTATGTACCCACTAGTTTGAATATGGTTCGTTTCCGCCCATTAAAAGGTACAGCACTGATAACGATGGAAGCGCGCCTTGTTTTCATCTTAGTAGAGAACTTTTTTGGTGGTGATGGTCGTTTCCACGCTAAGATTGAAGGTCGTGAATTTACGCCCACCGAAAGGCGCATTATTCAGCTATTACTTAAAATTGTGTTTGAAGATTACAAAGAAGCTTGGTCTCCAGTGATGGGGGTTGAGTTTGAATATTTGGATTCGGAAGTGAACCCAAGTATGGCCAACATTGTGAGCCCGACAGAAGTAATTGTTGTGAGCTCATTTCACATTGAAGTGGATGGCGGTGGTGGTGACTTCCACGTGGTGATGCCTTATTCGATGGTTGAGCCGATTCGTGAATTGCTGGATGCGGGTGTTCAATCAGACAAAATGGAAACCGACGTTCGTTGGAGCTCAGCCCTGCGTGATGAAATTATGGATGTGCCAGTCAATTTTCGTGTAAACCTACTAGAGCAAGACATTTCTCTGCGTGACTTAATGGAGTTACGTCCTGGTGATGTTATCCCCATAAACATGCCAGAAAATGCGACTATGTTTGTTGAAGATTTGCCTACGTATCGTGTGAAAATGGGGCGTTCGGGTGAAAAGCTCGCGGTACAGATTTCTGAAAAAATTCAAAGACCGCATGTGGTCAAAACTGATCTCGCATTTTTAGGCAAGGATTTAATGTCTGAGCTAGAAAACGACGATGATAACGAATAG
- the fliJ gene encoding flagellar export protein FliJ, which translates to MDNALEFLLDQAKDKENQAVQALNKASAELQGYYEQVAQIEKYRLDYCQQLVDRGKAGLTASQYGHLNRFLTQLDETLSKQREAEHHFKNQVDNCQDYWMELRKKRKSYEWLMEKKQKENARLQDQREQKQMDELSTLLYSRKKM; encoded by the coding sequence ATGGATAACGCATTAGAGTTTCTTCTTGATCAAGCCAAGGATAAAGAAAATCAAGCCGTACAGGCCTTAAACAAAGCAAGTGCAGAGCTACAGGGCTACTACGAACAGGTCGCGCAGATCGAAAAGTACCGACTGGATTACTGCCAGCAACTTGTTGATCGAGGTAAGGCAGGACTAACCGCCAGTCAGTATGGCCACTTGAATCGCTTCTTAACCCAATTAGATGAAACGCTCTCTAAACAGAGAGAAGCGGAGCATCACTTTAAGAACCAGGTCGATAACTGCCAAGATTACTGGATGGAACTGCGTAAAAAGCGTAAATCTTACGAGTGGTTGATGGAAAAAAAGCAGAAAGAGAATGCTAGGCTGCAAGACCAAAGAGAACAAAAGCAAATGGATGAACTCTCGACTCTGTTGTATAGCCGAAAGAAGATGTGA
- the fliQ gene encoding flagellar biosynthesis protein FliQ, translated as MNLEIFVELFRDALWMVLIMVCAIIIPSLLIGLVVAIFQAATSINEQTLSFLPRLIVTLLALMMFAHWMTQMMMEFFFELIERLPQVLY; from the coding sequence ATGAATCTTGAAATATTCGTAGAGTTGTTCCGAGACGCACTTTGGATGGTTCTCATCATGGTGTGTGCCATTATTATTCCTAGCCTGTTAATCGGTTTAGTCGTCGCCATTTTCCAAGCTGCGACGTCTATCAACGAACAAACCTTGAGTTTTCTACCACGTTTAATCGTGACCTTACTAGCGTTGATGATGTTTGCTCACTGGATGACTCAGATGATGATGGAGTTCTTTTTTGAACTCATCGAACGCTTGCCTCAAGTATTGTACTAG
- a CDS encoding flagellar hook-length control protein FliK, with product MNVSPSSNSTASKTSSLLDMGSAASKVEETGDSKGFFESFKEALSFEESDKKAALKDTESASKPEGKQTSAEGDASSEKANSESAGKTQGDSAEPKSTDATSDAQAKQAATTIDAEKTSVEGAMINESGVEQTSELDSQSKGKTSSNMTGDDTSAETVQSKGEQLQVASTGHNSAAELKAKDAYQANAAMSEGNKLLGQLDEANKTLNQTSNGKGLPQQAQGNIAGAPITSASVAGLATQQNNTANPESALEVDSEIAVLTGGKGVSQLTDDEIRQLMDKGVTPEQIEASMNRELSQKNAASAVATAQSQSLSPADIELAKQVDAHTKALKQLNAQIESEQSVVDGLLQKQQSGAKLTVDEQAALAKATSNIEVLNQQLANVQQQATALLSQAPNANDTSGNPTAIDWDNADSNEAKALAAMASTAAVATAAQQATSQASSQSVTNALADKAAMLHANNAHAAQQAAAQQASLASPQQQAALDPALTAQGVAMNAAPAATKAGSTDMLLKAGAGAAALSGLGKAGAKEDSKDSTFAQQIASAAGVQGAATAGSAPTRAEIQAAQQAPLQLTKELANEQVAEKVQMMMSKNLKNLDIRLDPPELGQMKIRMTMNNDVANVHFTVSNQQARDVIEQTLPRLREMLAQQGMQLADSSVQQQSSGQGQDSYNNGEQQSGPNRTNDGQGDENLDSSSNLELNVASKRDGISYYA from the coding sequence ATGAATGTTAGTCCTTCCTCAAATTCAACGGCCAGCAAAACGTCATCGTTGCTGGACATGGGGTCTGCTGCTTCAAAGGTCGAAGAAACCGGCGATTCAAAAGGTTTCTTTGAATCATTTAAAGAAGCACTTAGCTTTGAAGAAAGCGACAAAAAAGCTGCGCTTAAAGATACAGAAAGTGCCTCCAAACCTGAGGGCAAACAAACCTCAGCTGAAGGTGATGCGTCTTCTGAAAAGGCTAACAGTGAGTCAGCGGGGAAAACGCAAGGCGATTCAGCTGAACCTAAGAGTACAGATGCTACTAGCGACGCTCAAGCCAAACAAGCTGCTACAACTATAGACGCTGAAAAGACGTCTGTTGAAGGTGCGATGATCAATGAATCAGGAGTTGAACAAACGTCTGAATTAGATTCGCAGTCGAAAGGCAAAACCTCATCGAACATGACGGGTGACGATACCTCGGCTGAGACAGTTCAGTCCAAAGGGGAGCAACTTCAGGTTGCTTCAACTGGTCACAACTCAGCGGCTGAATTAAAAGCCAAAGATGCTTATCAAGCCAACGCAGCGATGAGCGAAGGCAATAAATTGCTTGGTCAGTTGGATGAGGCAAATAAAACGTTAAATCAGACATCGAACGGCAAAGGCTTGCCTCAGCAAGCTCAAGGTAATATCGCGGGTGCTCCTATTACAAGTGCCTCCGTTGCGGGTTTGGCGACACAACAAAATAATACTGCAAACCCAGAAAGCGCTCTTGAAGTGGACTCTGAAATTGCAGTGCTTACTGGCGGTAAAGGTGTTTCTCAGCTGACTGATGATGAAATCCGACAGCTAATGGACAAGGGTGTGACCCCCGAGCAGATCGAAGCGAGTATGAACCGAGAGCTGAGCCAAAAAAATGCGGCTAGCGCGGTTGCTACCGCTCAAAGCCAGTCACTCTCACCAGCGGATATCGAGCTAGCAAAACAGGTTGATGCTCATACCAAAGCGCTGAAGCAATTGAACGCGCAAATTGAATCAGAGCAGTCTGTTGTGGACGGTTTGCTTCAAAAACAACAAAGCGGTGCTAAGCTGACGGTTGACGAGCAAGCTGCTTTAGCCAAAGCAACGTCTAATATAGAAGTATTGAATCAACAGCTAGCTAACGTTCAGCAACAAGCGACTGCTTTACTAAGCCAAGCCCCGAACGCGAACGACACCTCAGGAAATCCAACCGCGATTGATTGGGATAACGCAGATTCGAATGAAGCCAAGGCCTTAGCGGCAATGGCATCGACAGCAGCTGTCGCGACCGCGGCTCAGCAAGCAACATCACAGGCCTCATCTCAATCTGTCACGAATGCTCTCGCGGATAAAGCAGCAATGCTACATGCCAATAATGCGCATGCGGCTCAACAGGCAGCTGCTCAACAAGCTAGCCTTGCTTCACCTCAACAACAAGCTGCGTTAGACCCTGCTTTAACTGCGCAAGGGGTGGCGATGAATGCAGCACCTGCCGCGACCAAAGCCGGCTCAACGGACATGTTACTTAAAGCTGGAGCGGGTGCAGCAGCACTGTCTGGTCTTGGAAAAGCGGGTGCTAAAGAAGACTCTAAAGATTCGACATTTGCTCAACAGATCGCTTCTGCTGCGGGTGTTCAAGGCGCTGCAACTGCGGGTTCTGCGCCAACCCGAGCTGAGATTCAAGCCGCTCAACAAGCGCCTTTGCAGCTGACTAAAGAGCTAGCGAATGAACAGGTCGCGGAAAAAGTGCAAATGATGATGTCTAAGAACCTTAAGAACTTAGACATTCGCCTCGACCCACCAGAGTTGGGGCAAATGAAGATTCGAATGACCATGAATAATGACGTGGCGAATGTGCACTTTACGGTGAGTAATCAGCAGGCGAGAGATGTAATTGAACAAACCTTACCTCGCTTGAGAGAGATGTTAGCTCAACAAGGGATGCAGCTTGCTGATTCATCAGTTCAACAACAGAGCTCTGGTCAGGGCCAAGATAGTTACAACAATGGTGAACAGCAATCAGGTCCTAACCGCACAAATGATGGTCAAGGTGATGAAAATCTTGATAGCAGCAGCAATCTTGAATTGAATGTCGCATCAAAGCGTGATGGAATTAGCTATTATGCCTAA
- the fliR gene encoding flagellar biosynthetic protein FliR, whose translation MEYPTSLVLEWLANYFWPYTRISAMLMVMTVTGARFVSPRIRLYLGLAITLAVMPAIPAVPKEIELLSFQGFLTVFEQIVIGVSMGFVTQFMIQTFVMLGQILGMQSSLGFASMVDPANGQNTPVLGQLFMLLATMFFLATDGHLKMLQLVVFSFKTLPIGSGSLTAVDFRELALWLGIMFKTALAMSLSGIIALLTINLSFGVMTRAAPQLNIFSLGFAFALLVGLLLCWYILGSLYSHYELFWLQSEQQICRLIRLDC comes from the coding sequence ATGGAATACCCAACGAGCCTTGTACTAGAGTGGTTAGCCAATTATTTTTGGCCATACACTCGCATCTCAGCCATGCTGATGGTGATGACGGTAACCGGTGCACGCTTTGTGTCGCCGCGTATTCGTCTGTATTTAGGCTTGGCGATTACTTTGGCTGTGATGCCTGCGATTCCTGCGGTCCCCAAAGAGATCGAACTGCTGTCGTTTCAAGGGTTCTTGACGGTCTTTGAACAAATTGTGATTGGCGTTTCAATGGGGTTTGTTACCCAATTCATGATCCAAACCTTCGTTATGCTCGGCCAAATTCTAGGTATGCAATCAAGCTTGGGTTTCGCTTCTATGGTGGATCCAGCGAACGGTCAAAACACGCCAGTACTTGGTCAACTTTTCATGCTGTTGGCGACCATGTTTTTCTTGGCGACCGATGGTCACTTGAAAATGTTGCAACTGGTGGTGTTCAGCTTTAAAACCTTGCCGATTGGCAGTGGGTCTTTAACCGCCGTCGATTTCAGAGAGCTGGCACTGTGGTTGGGTATCATGTTTAAAACGGCATTGGCAATGTCGTTGTCGGGTATTATTGCGCTGTTAACGATCAACCTTTCTTTTGGTGTAATGACGCGTGCCGCTCCTCAGCTAAACATATTTTCTTTGGGTTTTGCATTTGCGCTACTTGTAGGTCTGTTACTTTGTTGGTATATCCTTGGCAGCTTGTATAGCCACTATGAGCTATTCTGGTTGCAAAGTGAGCAACAGATATGTCGTCTAATCCGGTTAGATTGCTAG